The following are encoded together in the Pempheris klunzingeri isolate RE-2024b chromosome 24, fPemKlu1.hap1, whole genome shotgun sequence genome:
- the dusp27 gene encoding serine/threonine/tyrosine-interacting-like protein 2: MASTNESEERGDQTVPGREGEEEEGGEEERRSVQGIQAHYLRCPSPSFSMASESRFSMISGSDAASIFMEPIHLSSAIAAKKIINEELPPRGVRTESIPESMLETADQLMVEDLYNRVKDMIDDRSPYNTPCVLDIQRAMVQDRLEAPFNPVDEVWPSIFIAEKSVAVNKARLKRLGITHILNAAHGTGVYTSEAFYAGMNIQYVGIEVDDFADANISPHFRPTAEFLDEALLTHKGKVLVVSMMGVSRSAVLVASYLMIFQNMSIMEALTSIRKKRAINPNEGFLKQLRELNETLMEERDDDDDTLSQCSVIDARTRARIFGEGGDDDDDDDDDDTDKEEEQSMIQVKAHSIMMEEEEDGESVMSSVASSAAAAALRNGQIGAQNGLDGHGSNHIPEEIVLPEQEGGEDGDDDDLGSIIRDWQRRNEKYQSDEWWEAQLNSDGEDGESLAECRPKRTKDGVAADVESVTSEDVRAVKERLKRRNRRPPSDAMSTSSCTSYSDLWKQRLREIEEQAAARYCTKEEDEGSESTASEGGDRGKKKIDDEMQSIISDSSSMYNFCHKNKDKMTPLERWRVKRIQFGWNKKDREDGEKSSVGDGEKGDGEGEAKTPSLQDVNLTAYQSWKLRQQKRLGEENTDEILEMSRGEDSATVKRRQRREEILERSKKTLEESQSMCGWDNESCISGGTIPLSAFWAGAGVTGPPSVANDDNMSMLSGRSSVISSVSQARSARSAQSAVHPITPVPPILPVPTVQGPGGEPMVNLASIQNWIANVVSETIKQKQSEMSLPPPSRLGSELSFGGAASVISGRGVDDDKASLLSGASYSSALSQGRGRAASVLSAGGSSSVSGLTGRGSALGSTLGSTLGSKKNKITTTSVPLFSLFQDQVNMDKLDAMDKEIKSDMRGKMATYEKKKILEDNKRSTLYKKKKPKEDEDEVEERKKREEEFLEETKKKEKPSRSYGLSGCLNLRPALEKDKNTSIDDWLESVRPPQRKPASDAEAGPPEDPYDDLDASASEFDFSSRRASYAADEEDEETYGVASRYRSRLREDLSSEDAEYSCNGFTSSHSYSRAGRSYGAYSESEEGTERKVAHHQYESSDSEGRRSRRNEAANDEDDIETFIAQTRQRIRARAAAEAEDDEVLAAWRAQQEAKWQSRSDS, translated from the exons agctGCCACCTCGCGGCGTTCGCACCGAGTCCATACCGGAGTCCATGCTGGAAACCGCCGATCAGCTGATGGTGGAAGACCTGTACAACCGGGTCAAGGACATGATTGATGACCGCAGCCCCTACAACACCCCGTGTGTGCTGGACATCCAGAGGGCTATGGTTCAGGACCGCCTGGAGGCCCCGTTCAACCCCGTGGACGAGGTGTGGCCCAGCATCTTCATAGCCGAGAA ATCCGTCGCGGTCAACAAGGCTCGTCTGAAGCGTTTGGGCATCACCCACATCCTCAACGCCGCCCACGGCACAGGAGTCTACACCAGCGAGGCTTTCTACGCCGGCATGAACATCCAGTACGTGGGCATCGAGGTGGACGACTTCGCCGACGCCAACATCTCACCGCATTTCAGGCCCACCGCCGAATTCTTGGACGAGGCTCTGCTGACGCACAAGG GAAAGGTTCTTGTGGTCTCCATGATGGGGGTCAGCCGCTCTGCTGTCCTGGTGGCGTCCTACCTGATGATCTTCCAGAACATGTCCATCATGGAGGCCCTGACCTCCATTAGGAAGAAGCGTGCGATCAACCCCAACGAAGGCTTCCTGAAGCAGCTGCGAGAGCTCAACGAGACCCTGATGGAGGAGcgcgacgacgacgacgacacGCTCAGCCAGTGCTCCGTTATCGACGCACGCACACGCGCTCGTATCTTcggggagggaggagatgacgacgacgacgacgacgacgatgatacggataaagaggaagagcagagtaTGATCCAGGTGAAAGCACACTCCAtcatgatggaggaggaggaggatggggagaGTGTGATGAGCAGCGTTGCCtcttctgcagctgctgcggCGCTCAGGAACGGACAGATCGGGGCGCAGAACGGGCTGGACGGCCACGGGTCGAACCACATCCCAGAGGAGATTGTTCTGCCTGAGCAGGAGGGCGGAGAAGACGGTGACGATGACGACCTTGGCAGCATAATCCGCGACTGGCAGCGGAGGAACGAGAAATATCAGAGCGACGAATGGTGGGAGGCACAGCTGAACAGCGACGGCGAGGACGGGGAATCTCTTGCCGAGTGCCGGCCAAAGAGGACGAAGGACGGTGTAGCCGCCGATGTGGAGAGCGTCACCAGCGAGGATGTGCGAGCTGTGAAAGAGCGGTTGAAGCGTCGCAACAGACGTCCGCCCTCAGACGCGATGTCCACCTCCAGCTGCACAAGTTACTCCGATCTTTGGAAACAGCGGTTGAGGGAAATCGAGGAACAAGCCGCTGCTCGCTACTGCACGAAAGAGGAGGACGAAGGCAGCGAGAGCACCGCCTCAGAAGGCggagacagagggaagaagaagattGACGACGAAATGCAGAGCATCATCTCCGACAGCAGCTCCATGTACAACTTTTGCCATAAGAACAAGGATAAGATGACGCCTTTGGAGCGTTGGCGCGTCAAGAGGATCCAGTTCGGCTGGAACAAGAAAGATcgagaagatggagagaaaagctCTGTAGGAGACGGAGAGAAGGGCGACGGCGAGGGCGAAGCCAAGACGCCGTCGCTCCAGGATGTCAACCTGACAGCGTATCAGTCGTGGAAGCTGAGGCAGCAGAAGCGTCTCGGGGAGGAGAACACAGATGAGATTTTGGAGATGAGTCGCGGTGAGGATTCTGCGACGGTCAAACGGAGGCAAAGACGCGAGGAGATCCTGGAGCGTTCGAAGAAAACTTTAGAGGAGAGTCAGTCCATGTGTGGGTGGGATAATGAGAGCTGCATCAGTGGTGGTACGATACCTCTCTCCGCCTTCTGGGCTGGCGCCGGGGTCACGGGTCCGCCGAGCGTCGCCAATGACGACAACATGTCCATGCTCAGCGGCAGGTCGTCTGTTATATCTTCAGTTTCGCAAGCTCGAAGTGCAAGATCAGCGCAATCTGCCGTTCATCCCATCACCCCGGTTCCTCCCATCCTCCCGGTTCCGACTGTCCAGGGCCCCGGAGGCGAACCGATGGTCAATCTGGCCAGCATCCAAAACTGGATCGCCAACGTCGTCTCTGAAACGATCAAACAGAAGCAAAGTGAGATGAGCCTGCCTCCTCCGTCGCGTCTTGGATCGGAGCTTAGCTTTGGTGGTGCAGCAAGCGTGATTTCAGGCCGGGGTGTGGACGATGACAAAGCGTCCTTGCTGAGCGGCGCTTCCTACTCCAGCGCGCTGTCGCAGGGTCGCGGCAGGGCAGCGTCCGTCCTCTCAGCTGGCGGGTCGAGCAGCGTCTCTGGTCTCACTGGAAGAGGCTCTGCTCTGGGATCCACCCTGGGCTCCACCCTGGGCTCCAAGAAAAACaagatcaccaccaccagcgTCCCTCTTTTCAGCCTCTTCCAAGACCAGGTCAACATGGACAAACTGGACGCCATGGACAAGGAGATCAAGTCTGACATGAGGGGCAAGATGGCCACCTacgagaagaagaagatcctggAGGACAACAAGCGCAGCACCCTctacaagaagaagaagccaaaggaggatgaagacgaggtggaggagaggaagaagagagaggaggaattTCTcgaagagacaaagaaaaaggagaaaccTTCGAGGAGTTATGGCCTCTCCGGGTGTCTGAATCTCAGGCCTGCGCTGGAGAAAGATAAGAACACCAGCATCGATGACTGGCTGGAAAGCGTCAGACCTCCTCAGAGGAAACCGGCGTCCGACGCAGAAGCCGGCCCACCAGAGGATCCTTACGACGACCTCGATGCCTCCGCTTCTGAATTCGACTTCTCGAGCCGCAGGGCCTCCTACGCTGCCGACGAAGAGGACGAGGAAACGTACGGCGTCGCCTCCAGGTACAGATCAAGGTTACGTGAGGATCTGTCAAGCGAAGACGCAGAATATTCCTGCAACGGGTTCACGTCATCTCACAGCTACAGCCGGGCGGGGAGGTCGTACGGCGCTTACAGCGAGAGCGAGGAGGGGACGGAGAGGAAGGTCGCTCATCATCAGTACGAAAGCAGCGACAGCGAAGGAAGGAGGAGTCGGAGGAACGAAGCCGCCAATGACGAGGACGACATAGAGACCTTCATCGCCCAAACCAGGCAGAGGATCAGAGCTCGGGCCGCCGCTGAGGCCGAAGACGACGAGGTGCTGGCGGCGTGGAGGGCGCAGCAGGAAGCGAAATGGCAGAGTAGAAGTGACTCTTAG